A part of Deinococcus radiotolerans genomic DNA contains:
- a CDS encoding nitric oxide synthase oxygenase, whose translation MSAPRSHPTSAAQTEALDFLTLYHAETSTPGMRARLAEVRRTGHMHLSTAELTHGARVAWRNSTRCVGRLPWKTLDVRDLRHVTEPEEVFLHLLSHLRGAFNGGRIRPTMSVFGPGVRVHNDQLIRYAGYRQPDGTVIGDPQNADLTEHLRRLGWAGGPGTAFDILPLAIEGAGRVALFHLPPDAAQEVVITHPTNPELSALGLRWHALPVISNMTLDIAGQTFSCAPFNGWYLQTEIAARNLADEERYNLLPAVAAALGLDSSSRRSLWQDRALLELNVAVLHAFDQAGVRIADHHGVTAQFVHFEEQERRAGRAVRARWSWLIPPMSPATTPVWRRSYRSVEERPNFTVQTPPWHVARPGVCPFHS comes from the coding sequence ATGTCCGCCCCGCGTTCCCACCCCACCTCAGCTGCGCAGACCGAAGCCCTGGACTTCCTGACGCTCTACCACGCTGAGACCAGCACGCCCGGCATGCGGGCACGGCTCGCTGAGGTGCGCCGGACGGGCCACATGCACCTCAGCACGGCGGAACTGACTCATGGGGCGCGGGTGGCGTGGCGCAACAGCACCCGCTGCGTGGGCCGACTGCCCTGGAAGACGCTGGACGTCCGGGACCTGCGCCACGTGACTGAGCCGGAAGAGGTCTTTCTGCACCTGCTCTCGCACCTGCGCGGCGCGTTCAACGGCGGGCGCATCCGGCCCACCATGAGCGTGTTCGGGCCCGGCGTGCGCGTGCACAACGATCAGCTGATCCGCTACGCCGGGTACCGTCAGCCGGACGGCACGGTGATCGGCGACCCGCAGAACGCTGACCTGACCGAGCATCTAAGGCGCCTGGGCTGGGCTGGCGGTCCGGGCACCGCGTTTGACATCCTGCCCCTGGCGATCGAGGGAGCAGGCCGGGTGGCGCTGTTCCACCTGCCGCCTGACGCCGCGCAGGAGGTCGTGATCACACACCCCACGAACCCGGAACTCAGCGCGCTGGGCCTCCGCTGGCACGCCCTGCCCGTAATCAGCAACATGACGCTGGACATCGCGGGCCAGACCTTCTCGTGTGCCCCCTTCAACGGCTGGTATCTACAGACGGAGATCGCCGCGCGCAACTTGGCCGATGAGGAGCGGTACAACCTGCTGCCCGCAGTGGCAGCCGCGCTGGGGCTGGACTCGAGTTCCCGTCGCTCTCTGTGGCAGGACCGGGCGCTGCTGGAACTGAACGTGGCGGTCCTGCATGCTTTCGACCAGGCCGGGGTGCGGATCGCCGATCATCACGGCGTGACGGCGCAGTTCGTGCATTTTGAGGAGCAGGAACGCCGCGCTGGCCGGGCCGTGCGCGCCCGCTGGTCCTGGCTGATTCCACCCATGTCTCCTGCAACGACGCCTGTCTGGCGCCGCTCGTACCGGAGTGTGGAGGAGCGCCCGAATTTCACGGTGCAGACGCCCCCCTGGCATGTGGCCCGGCCCGGCGTGTGCCCGTTCCATTCCTGA